The sequence TACAGGGAATCCGAAGAACTACGAAGGATTGGAGTTCAAGGACGGGGTTGAAGCGGTCCGCCAGTACCTGCCTGAACTGCGCGAGCGCTCTGACCTGGTGGTTGTGCTTTCCCACCTCGGTTCAGCAATGGATCGTGTCCTGGCGCGTGAAGTACCTGAGATGGACATCATCATCGGCGCGCACTCTCACGACCGCATCTCTAACGAGCGGATCGGGGATGTTACCATCGTGCAGGCCGTTTCAGACAACTCGGTCCTGGGGGAGATCGAGGTCAGCCTCCATGGAACGCAGATTACCAAGGTGGAAAGTCGCCTGCATACCCTATGGCTCGAGGAGTTCCCGGAAGATGAAGAGATCGTCCGGCAGGTCGCTGCGTTGCGCGCGCCATATCAAGATACCCTGGAAGAGGTCATCGCAATCGCCGCAGAGCCGATTGGCCGACATTACCGTTCGGAAAGCCCCTTTGATAAGCTGGTAGGAGAGATCATATGCGCCGAGACCGGGGCTGAAATCGCCTTTATGCCGGGCGTGGGCTACGGGGTGACGCTGCATCCCGGAGCGATCACGCGCGAAGCACTCTACACCCTTATTCCTCATCCTGCCAAGTTGGTGACGATGCAATTGACCGGTGATCGTGTCCTTGAAATCCTTGAGCAGTGCGCCACCAATCAGGCTCCCGGCGATCCCCGCCTCATCGTGGGCGGCCTGGTTCAAACTGCCGGTTTACGCTGGATCGTGGATTTTGCTCAACCTTCCGGCAGCCGGGTGTCGGCTGTTTACGTGCGAAACGAGGCTCTCCTAAAAGACAAAAGTTATATCATCGGCACCAATACCGGTATGGCAGGCGGGCTGCACCGGTATACGGCCTTTACAAAAGGCCAGGATGAGGTGGTTCACGATCTGCAGGTCAACGAATTGGTTGAAAAGGCTTTTGCCAAAATGGGTACGGTCAGGTCGCCCGCGTTGGGAGATATCACTTTGCGCGGAAAAGATTAACTCCTGCTTGATTTTTGCCCATGGAAGGTCCGGAGAAGAGATACTATGACCCTCGAAATCGGGCTGGTTTTTGCCATACTGGGAATCTCCATGCTGTTGTTTATAACCGGCTGGATTCGTGCGGATATCGTCGCGGTATTGGTGCTTGTTTCGCTGGCAGCTACCGGTCTGTTGGAGGTGGAGGAGGTTCTGAAAGGCTTCAGCAGTGAAGCCGTCATCGCTATCGCCGGTTTGTTGATTCTAAGCGCCGGATTGGTACGCAGCGGGGTGGTCCGCTGGATTGCGGAGCGTCTGAACGTCATTGCCGGAGGCAGCCGCAAACGGCTGACCGTGATGAGTTCCCTGGTCCCAGGCTTCCTGTCAGGTTTTGTGAGCGATATTGCCACGGTTTCGTTATTCATTCCGGTGGTCCTGCGGCTGGCACGCAAGAACGATATGCACCGCTCAAAGCTGCTCCTGCCCATCGCCATGGGCGCCCTGGCCGGTGGAAACCTGACCATTATCGGGGCCTCGCATAACCTTGTGGTCAACGATTTGCTTCAATCCTCGGGGCAACCCGCACTTGGATTCTTCGAAATCGCGCCGGTAGGTATTGCCCTGATCATTTCTTTCGCCGTCTACACCCTGGTCCTGGGGCAACGCCTGTTGCCGGGCGACAATGGAAAGAGTGCCGTGGAAAGCCGCGAAGATCGCTCCGGTTTAATGCGCACATACCATCTGGAAGATCGTCTCTGGGAGGTCCTGCTCCTGGACGATTCTTCCTGGGTGGGGAAAACGTTGCAAGAAATCGCGCTCGGTGGTGGGCACGGACTTACGGTCCTGTCTGTTGTGCGCCATGATGAACCGCAGCTTCATAATCGACTGGATTTTGTCCTGCAGAAGCAGGATGTGCTGCTGGTGAGCGGACGCAGGACAAGGGTCGATAAAATGATACAGGAATATCCCGGACTCAAAGTACTGGGGCATCCCAGCCAACCTGAAAAATTTCCGTCATCCAGTGGGGAACTGATCGAAGTGGTTGTTCCACCACGCTCAGCGATGGTCGGCAAGACCATGACTGATTTGAATTTTCGCACTGAAACCTGCCTCACGGGCGTAGCGATCTGGCGTGCGGATACCCCCATTCGAACCGATGTGGGAACCATTCCCCTGCAAGAAGGAGACGCGCTGCTGCTCTATGGCGCGGGCGATCAGACGCGCAGTTACGATCCTAGGCCGGGTTTCTTGTGGCTGCATAAGCCTCGCCCGGAGGAAGCGCCCCTTAGGCTGCGCCACCTGGGCAAGTGGGCCGCCTTGATTATGGCCGGGGTGGTTGCGTTGGCAGGTTTCGGTCTGCTTCCTATTGCCATTGCGGCGCTGGGAGGCGCAGCTTTGATGGTCCTCATCGGCATTCTGCCTTTGCGGCAGTTATATGAGCATGTGGAGTGGCGTACGGTTGTACTGGTCGGGGGTATGTACCCGTTGGGGTTGGCGATGGAGAAAAGCGGCGCGGCTGGACTGGTTTCCAGCCTAATAGCAGATACTTTGGGTACACTTGGCCCTCATATCACCATGATGGGGATCACGTTGATCGCGCTCCTCCTGACGCAGGCCCTGCACGGGGCAGCCGTAGCGGTGATCATGACCCCGGTGGCACTCGATACAGCCGGCCTGCTGGGGATCGAACCACAAGCGTTTGCAGTCGCCGTCATTGTGGGGGCGGCGGCCACGTACCTGCTGCCGGAAGGCCATCCGGCGCCTCTGATGGTACAGAGTCCCGGGGCATATGAAACCTGGGATTATCTCAAGTTCGGGGCCGGACTCGTGGTGATTACCCTGGCAATTGTGGCGGCGCTCATTCCTTTGATGTGGCCTTTTTGAAGGTGAACAGCTGCAACCGGGGCTCAATAGCTTTTTAGGTAATGTTTTTTGGGAAGATAGCGGGGAGGGATAGCTTTTGTCGGCCATCCCCGACCGTTAACGCAGTCAAAATCTTTATCGTAAAGGCTATAGAAGGAGTCCGAAATGGCTGCATTCCGATCGATTCGCTTGTGGCATTCGTGCATATATCTGCTCGTTTTGATTACAGCGGGATGCGGCATGTCGTACCGTGAAAAGGTTGTTGAACACCCGATTCCTCGTCTTTACGGGACGGAAGACCCGCAATTTTCCCGTACGATGGGGACATTGCTCGGCTCGGACATCCTCGATGGCAATCTAGTTGAGGTGCTGTTGAACGGTGACGAGATCTTTCCCGCCATGCTGCAAGCAATCCGTAGCGCCGAAAAAACCATCACCTTCGAAACCTTCAACTATTGGTCCGGCTCGATCGGCAGCGATTTTTCGAACGCCTTGGCCGAACGTGCTCGCGCAGGCGTCAAGGTTCATGTCCTGCTGGATTGGATCGGCAGTTACAAGATGGACGCATCTCAGCTCGAATTGATGGAGCAGGCCGGTGTCGAGGTGAAGAAATTTAATAAACCGCACTGGTATCAGTTAGGCCGATTGAACAATCGCACACACCGCAAGCTGCTGGTTGTCGACGGACAGATCGGTTTTACGGGCGGTGTTGGAATCGGAGATCAATGGTCTGGGCATGCGCAAGACCCTGAACATTGGCGCGATTCGCACTATCGGTTCCAAGGCCCCGTGGTGGGGCAGATGCAAGCTGTCTTTATGGACAACTGGATCAAAGTCAGCGGTGATGTACTGCATGGCCCCGCGTACTTCCCTGCGTTGCAGCCCGTCGGCTCCGGCAAGGCGCACGTGTTCAGCAGCTCTCCGTCAGGGGGAAGCGAAAGCATGCGCCTCATGTACCTGCTTGCAATCACCGCCGCGAGCCGCACCATTCACCTTTCCACTCCGTACTTCATTCCCGACGCATTGACGATCCAAACACTCACCGATGCCGCAAAGCGCGGCGTGACCGTCCAGATCATAACAGTCGGCGACCACGCAGACAGTGAGACGGTAAGGCGTGCATCCCGGGCACGCTGGGGCGACTTACTCGAAGCGGGGATTGAAATACATGAATATCAGCCGACCCTGTACCACTGCAAGGTGATGATCGTCGATGGGCTGTGGACATCGGTGGGCTCGACGAATTTTGACCCCCGTTCCTTCAGCCTGAATCACGAGGCGAATGTGAACTATTACGACCGCGATTTTGCCCTGCGTCTGATCGAAATTTTTCAAGAAGACCTGGCCCGTTCGCGACAGGTAACATTCCAGGAGTGGAAGGACCGGCCGCTTGTCGAAAAAATCTGGGAACATGCAGCATCGCTTCTCGGTTCGCAGTTGTGACCCACAAAACTTCCGGTTCGCCAATTTCGACTCCGACTCCGTGACGGCGACACCTCGCGATCTCTTCGTCGGCCGTGACGCGCTCACAAATATCGTCACAACGTGTTTCCGTTATATATGGCTACTTCGTTAAATATGTCGGATGCCGCTGACGGCTTTCTCCTTTCCCCTGCCTGCTAGATTTTTATTATTATTTAAAATCAATATGTTGAATAAAAAATTCGGCAAGCCTGCACTGGCACGCTAGTTGCGACATCGCTTGTTCGTTGAACATGCACTAACACTTTCACGCTTTCTGAGAAATTGACAATGGTCTTTTCCAGCCATTGGGCAGGGAAAAAAATCAGTCATCATCACCGACTGGAGGAAGTCATGAAATCTAGCATCAGGGGCAAGACGGAAGGAATGCTGCACGAGGGAGAGGGCAGTATTAATGATGTGACCGGAAAGATCACCGGTCAAAAGCTGGAGGCCAATGATAGCTCCGAAATTCCAGCATGCATTTGGGCAGCGCCACCAGAGAAAAAGATGATCGGTATGCGTCATTCGGAAGAAGGGAAGATCGGGTGGATTTTACTTTGGGTCCTGGGGATCCCGCTTCCGATCCTTGTGGTGCTGTATCTCCTGCGCGGGTGCACTTGAGAAGGATTTTTTGCGGGAAATACCCGCTGACGACAATGGTCGGCAGTCCGGCATTACACACTGGAGACAGATCATGAGCAAAGAAATGACCATGGATTACTCTGAAAAAAACAATCGGAAAAAGGGTTCGGCTCCCGGCACAGACTCACTCTTGGCCGCCGGCGGCGAACTGCACCAGATTGCAGGAGGAGAGCACTCCTCGCTCACCACCAACCAGGGAGTTGCGCTGTCTGATAATCAAAATTCCCTCAGAGCCAATCCACGTGGCCCGACGCTTTTGGAGGATTTCATCCTCCGTGAAAAAATCACCCATTTTGATCACGAGCGGATTCCCGAGCGTATCGTGCACGCGCGAGCGACGGGAGTGCATGGATTCTTCGAACTGACCGCCTCATTGAAGCAGTACACCACCGCCAGAATACTCACCGAGGTAGGTGAGAAAACCCCCCTCTTTACCCGCATATCGACTGTGGCAGGCGGCGCGGGTTCGGTCGACACCCCGCGTGACGTGCGCGGGTTTGCCGTCAAATTTTATACCAAGGAAGGCAACTGGGACCTGGTCGGAAACAACGTCCCTGTGTTTTTCATCCAGGATGCCATCAAATTTCCCGACCTCATCCACGCCGTCAAAATGGAACCCGATCGCGGCTTTCCACAAGCAGCCAGCGCCCACGACACCTTTTGGGATTACATTTCGCTCACGCCCGAATCCATGCATATGGTGATGTGGATCATGTCCGATCGCACCCTGCCGCGTTCGTTGCGGATGATCGAGGGCTTCGGTGTCCACAGTTTCCGGCTCATTAACGACGCCGGTGAATCGACCTTTGTCAAGTTCCACTGGCGTCCCAAGCTCGGCTTGCAGTCCACCATCTGGGACGAGACCGTCAAGATTGCCGGCGCTGATCCGGACTTCCACCGCCGCGACATGTTCGAGGCCATCGCCGCTGGCAGTTTCCCGGAGTGGGAATTCGCGGTTCAACTGTTCACCCAGGAGGAAGCGGACACGTTTCCGTTCGATCATCTGGACCCGACCAAGCTGATCCCCGAAGAGCTGGTACCCTTGAAAGTGATTGGCCGCATGGTGCTGGATCGTTGGCCGGACAATTTTTTCGCTGAAACCGAACAGGTTGCTTACTGCCCCGGCAATATCGTGCCGGGCATCGATTTCTCCAATGATCCGCTGCTGCAAGGCCGCTTGTTTTCCTATATCGACACGCAGTTGTCGCGCCTGGGTTCGCCCAATTTCCATCAGATCCCGATCAACGCGCCCAAATGCCCGTTCGGCAACCATCAACGCGATGGACACATGCAGATGGCGCCACAGGCGGGCCGTGTCGCCTATGAACCCAATTCCCTGACTGCAAGCTCCCCGCGCGAAAATCCGGCCAAAGGCTTTCACAGCGCTGGGGTAAATGAAAACGGCGTCAAAGGCCGCGTCCGCGCCGAGAGCTTCGCCGATCATTACAGCCAGGCGCGGCAGTTCTATCTCAGCCAAACTGCGTATGAGCAGGCGCATATCGCTTCGGCGCTCGTGTTCGAGCTGTCCAAGGTCGAACATCTGCACGTGCGCGAGGCCATGGTCGGTCACCTGCGACATATCGACGAAGACCTCGCCAAGCGGGTCGCAGCAGGTCTTGCGCTCGACAAAATGCCCGTTGCCCCGCCGGCCGCAGTGCCCGCGCGGGAAATGAAGCTGTCGCCCGCGCTGCAGATCATCGGCAAGATGAAAAACACGCTCATGGGGCGCGCGATCGGCATACTGATCGCGGATGGTTCTGACGGCGCAGTCATCACTACTCTCAAAAAGGCCGCAATAGATGCGGGTGCCGCCGTGAAGATCGTAGCCCCGAAGGTGGGGGGCGCGAAGCTTGCCGATGGCTCGATGCTGGCGGCCGACGGGCAACTGGCCGGTACTCCTTCCGTGATGTTCGACGCAGTGGCCGTGATCCTCTCTGACGAAGGCGCACAGGCACTGTCGAAGGAAAGCGCGGCGATCGATTTCGTGCGCGATGCTTTTGGTCATCTCAAGGCAATCGCCGTCGACAAGGGCGGTCGCGCGCTCCTGAAAACAGCGAATGTCGGCCACGACGCTGGCGTGGTGGATGCCGGCGACAAAAACGCGTTCATTACCGCGGCCAAGACTCGCCAATGGGACCGGGAAAAGTCTGTACGTACATTGGCCTGACCATCATTGAGGAGAAAGCGGTTCAACTCGCTGGAAAGAGTAAAATTAAGAGCTGAATCGAGATCGCGCAGTAAAAACCACGGTAACTATAAAGGAGACTACGTCATGGCTAAAAACATTGCAGTATATGGAATCTATCCGAATCGTTCGATGGTTGAAAATGCGGTTGCAGAATTAAAAGACGCAGGTTTTCGGCACTCGGACATATCCGTGCTGTTTCCTGCAGGTGGTGACACCAAGGAATTCGCGGTCGAGAAGGAAACCAAGGCGCCCGAAGGGGCGGCAACAGGAGCAGGGACCGGTGCGGTGCTTGGCGGCTCTTTGGGCTGGCTGGTGGGGATTGGCACATTAGCCATTCCGGGGCTTGGGCCGTTCATCGCGGCTGGTCCCATCATGGCTGCCCTTGCCGGAGCCGGTGCCGGCGGATTGGTCGGCGGGATAGCCGGAGCGCTGGTCGGCATGGGTATCCCCGAGTATGAAGCCAACCGTTATGAAGGGCGTATTAATGATGGAGGAATACTCCTTTCTGTCCACGCCGACGATTCAGAGTGGAAAAATAAAGGCAAGGACATCCTGGAACGTACAGAGGCGGAAGATATAGGTACTAAAGGAGAATCCAGCGCAGACCAGGACGAAAGCGAAAGGATTTACCCTAAATGATCTAGAAGTGGGGCCGGATTTTTCATTCATGCGGCCCCGTTTTTGTTCGAGTCACATTTTCTTGTGCGAACACCGACTCAATATACATTCACACAACAACGAAGAAGAAGATATTATGAACGAATTTTTTCAGATGCTCAAGAAAGATCATGTTGAAATCAAGGGTATTCTAGGTAAGCTGGTAGAGACTAAAGAGTCGAAGAAGCGTGAAGAGTTGTTTCAAAAGCTCAGAGCAGAATTGGTGCCTCACATGAAGGCCGAAGAAATCACATTCTATCCGCCCTTGATGGAAAATAAAGATGCGCGCGAAGATGCTATGGAAGGGATAGAGGAGCATCATGTTTCCGATCTCGTTCTTAAAGAACTGGAGAAGATGCCGAAGGGTGAGGAAAAATGGGGTGCCAAGATGGGCGTGTTCAAAGAACTCGTGGAGCACCATATCAAGGACGAGGAGAGCAAGGTGTTCAAGAGCGCGCAAAAGGCATTGGACCCCGAAGAGTTCCAAGCCATCATGAAAAAGTTTGACCAGGAAAAGCAGAAACTCAAAAAATCCTTGAAGTAACCGGGAAGATAGGGGGAGAGAAAGCGGCCCGACGAGGTTGACGCGTCGGATATCGACGCGATTTGCCTCGATGAAAGCCTATAATCTGCTCCCCTGCGAAGCGGGAAAGATGCCGTATTCGCTGCTGCCGGAGGCGCCGATTCGCGCGAAGGCCGAGGGCGCCGAGTATCAGCATGTAAAGGCAAAGCTTTTGCCGACCATCGTTATTGACAAGGTCAAAGCGGATGAGAGGATGATAAACCATGGACAGTAATTCCGGACAAACCAGATCGATCTGGATGGCAATAGAAGAAGAGCTTGAATCAGCCCCGCTTGGCGAGAATATGCATGCGGACGTGTGTATTGTCGGCGCCGGGATCGCGGGCATGACAACCGCATATCTCCTGACGCGCGCGGGCAAGGCAGTGATTGTCCTGGATGACGGACACATTGGGGGAGGGATGACGGAGCGCACGACGGCGCATCTGTGCACTGCGATTGACGACCGCTATTTCAAGATCGAGCATCTCCACGGCGAAAAGGGGGCGATGCTCGCGGCCCAGAGTCACACGGCGGCCATTGATCGCATTGAGGCCATTGTAGGTGAAGAAGGAATTGCCTGTGAATTCGAGCGCCTTGACGGCTACCTCTTTGTCCCGCCGAATGACTCTCAGGATGTGCTCGAACGTGAGGTCAAAGCAGCCCATCGCGCCGGACTCACGGATGTTGAACACGTCGAAAGGGCGCCAATCGATGGCTTCGACACCGGTATGTGTTTGCGCTTTCCGCGGCAGGCCCAGTTTCATCCCATGAAGTATTTGGCCGGACTAAAACGCGCTATTGAACGGAACGGCGGGCGCATCTTCACGGGAACACATGCCGGCAAAATAGAAGGCGGCACCAATGGGCGGGTCGAAACAGACAGTGGCTTCCTGGTGACTGCCGATGCGATTGTGATAGCTACAAACACACCAGTCAACGATATCGTTACCATTCACACCAAGCAGTCTTCTTATACGACCTACGTCATTGGCGCACGGATTCCTCGCGGTTCCGTCGCAAGAGCGCTCTACTGGGATACGGAAGAGCCGTATCACTACGTCAGAGTGCAGAGCGTTTCCGCCAGAGATGGGGACGATTACGATCTTCTGATCGTCGGCGGTGAAGATCACAAATCGGGACAGGCAGACGACGGTGACCAGCGCTACGCAAATCTTGAAGCGTGGGCACGGGAACGATTCCCGATGATCGCGAGTACAGAGATGCGTTGGTCTGGTCAGGTTCTGGAGCCTGTCGACGGCCTCGCTTTCATCGGGCGCAACCCCGGAGACCAACAAAACGTCTATATCATCACGGGGGATTCGGGGATGGGGATGACGCATGGCACCATTGGCGGAATTCTTATCACGGAATTAATTGTTGGACGTTCGTGTCCTTGGGAGCCGCTTTACGATCCTTCACGAATAACCCTCCGAGCATCTCTCCAATATGCCCGGGAGAACATCAATGTCGCCGTGGAGTATTTTGAGGGTTATTTGAGCGGTGGTGACGTCGACTCGCCCGAAGACATTGCACCAGGCGAAGGTGCTATCGTTCGTCGCGGGC is a genomic window of Desulfomicrobium baculatum DSM 4028 containing:
- a CDS encoding bifunctional metallophosphatase/5'-nucleotidase → MGDKTKTSLTILHTNDMHGRYRPITIIKGSATSQTGDPGRTWDEFEREGTAGGFAALATAVKRIRLERGPDNVLLVDGGDTFSDDLLGNLTRGEAVIRLMNSVGYQLMALGNHDYDFGSERTRELDEIANFPMRASNVIDVKTGQPFLGDPTIVFQAAGIRVGFLTLTYHNTGFTGNPKNYEGLEFKDGVEAVRQYLPELRERSDLVVVLSHLGSAMDRVLAREVPEMDIIIGAHSHDRISNERIGDVTIVQAVSDNSVLGEIEVSLHGTQITKVESRLHTLWLEEFPEDEEIVRQVAALRAPYQDTLEEVIAIAAEPIGRHYRSESPFDKLVGEIICAETGAEIAFMPGVGYGVTLHPGAITREALYTLIPHPAKLVTMQLTGDRVLEILEQCATNQAPGDPRLIVGGLVQTAGLRWIVDFAQPSGSRVSAVYVRNEALLKDKSYIIGTNTGMAGGLHRYTAFTKGQDEVVHDLQVNELVEKAFAKMGTVRSPALGDITLRGKD
- a CDS encoding SLC13 family permease; the encoded protein is MTLEIGLVFAILGISMLLFITGWIRADIVAVLVLVSLAATGLLEVEEVLKGFSSEAVIAIAGLLILSAGLVRSGVVRWIAERLNVIAGGSRKRLTVMSSLVPGFLSGFVSDIATVSLFIPVVLRLARKNDMHRSKLLLPIAMGALAGGNLTIIGASHNLVVNDLLQSSGQPALGFFEIAPVGIALIISFAVYTLVLGQRLLPGDNGKSAVESREDRSGLMRTYHLEDRLWEVLLLDDSSWVGKTLQEIALGGGHGLTVLSVVRHDEPQLHNRLDFVLQKQDVLLVSGRRTRVDKMIQEYPGLKVLGHPSQPEKFPSSSGELIEVVVPPRSAMVGKTMTDLNFRTETCLTGVAIWRADTPIRTDVGTIPLQEGDALLLYGAGDQTRSYDPRPGFLWLHKPRPEEAPLRLRHLGKWAALIMAGVVALAGFGLLPIAIAALGGAALMVLIGILPLRQLYEHVEWRTVVLVGGMYPLGLAMEKSGAAGLVSSLIADTLGTLGPHITMMGITLIALLLTQALHGAAVAVIMTPVALDTAGLLGIEPQAFAVAVIVGAAATYLLPEGHPAPLMVQSPGAYETWDYLKFGAGLVVITLAIVAALIPLMWPF
- a CDS encoding phospholipase D-like domain-containing protein, giving the protein MAAFRSIRLWHSCIYLLVLITAGCGMSYREKVVEHPIPRLYGTEDPQFSRTMGTLLGSDILDGNLVEVLLNGDEIFPAMLQAIRSAEKTITFETFNYWSGSIGSDFSNALAERARAGVKVHVLLDWIGSYKMDASQLELMEQAGVEVKKFNKPHWYQLGRLNNRTHRKLLVVDGQIGFTGGVGIGDQWSGHAQDPEHWRDSHYRFQGPVVGQMQAVFMDNWIKVSGDVLHGPAYFPALQPVGSGKAHVFSSSPSGGSESMRLMYLLAITAASRTIHLSTPYFIPDALTIQTLTDAAKRGVTVQIITVGDHADSETVRRASRARWGDLLEAGIEIHEYQPTLYHCKVMIVDGLWTSVGSTNFDPRSFSLNHEANVNYYDRDFALRLIEIFQEDLARSRQVTFQEWKDRPLVEKIWEHAASLLGSQL
- a CDS encoding catalase; translated protein: MSKEMTMDYSEKNNRKKGSAPGTDSLLAAGGELHQIAGGEHSSLTTNQGVALSDNQNSLRANPRGPTLLEDFILREKITHFDHERIPERIVHARATGVHGFFELTASLKQYTTARILTEVGEKTPLFTRISTVAGGAGSVDTPRDVRGFAVKFYTKEGNWDLVGNNVPVFFIQDAIKFPDLIHAVKMEPDRGFPQAASAHDTFWDYISLTPESMHMVMWIMSDRTLPRSLRMIEGFGVHSFRLINDAGESTFVKFHWRPKLGLQSTIWDETVKIAGADPDFHRRDMFEAIAAGSFPEWEFAVQLFTQEEADTFPFDHLDPTKLIPEELVPLKVIGRMVLDRWPDNFFAETEQVAYCPGNIVPGIDFSNDPLLQGRLFSYIDTQLSRLGSPNFHQIPINAPKCPFGNHQRDGHMQMAPQAGRVAYEPNSLTASSPRENPAKGFHSAGVNENGVKGRVRAESFADHYSQARQFYLSQTAYEQAHIASALVFELSKVEHLHVREAMVGHLRHIDEDLAKRVAAGLALDKMPVAPPAAVPAREMKLSPALQIIGKMKNTLMGRAIGILIADGSDGAVITTLKKAAIDAGAAVKIVAPKVGGAKLADGSMLAADGQLAGTPSVMFDAVAVILSDEGAQALSKESAAIDFVRDAFGHLKAIAVDKGGRALLKTANVGHDAGVVDAGDKNAFITAAKTRQWDREKSVRTLA
- a CDS encoding quinol:electron acceptor oxidoreductase subunit ActD, coding for MAKNIAVYGIYPNRSMVENAVAELKDAGFRHSDISVLFPAGGDTKEFAVEKETKAPEGAATGAGTGAVLGGSLGWLVGIGTLAIPGLGPFIAAGPIMAALAGAGAGGLVGGIAGALVGMGIPEYEANRYEGRINDGGILLSVHADDSEWKNKGKDILERTEAEDIGTKGESSADQDESERIYPK
- a CDS encoding hemerythrin domain-containing protein; this translates as MNEFFQMLKKDHVEIKGILGKLVETKESKKREELFQKLRAELVPHMKAEEITFYPPLMENKDAREDAMEGIEEHHVSDLVLKELEKMPKGEEKWGAKMGVFKELVEHHIKDEESKVFKSAQKALDPEEFQAIMKKFDQEKQKLKKSLK
- a CDS encoding FAD-dependent oxidoreductase, encoding MDSNSGQTRSIWMAIEEELESAPLGENMHADVCIVGAGIAGMTTAYLLTRAGKAVIVLDDGHIGGGMTERTTAHLCTAIDDRYFKIEHLHGEKGAMLAAQSHTAAIDRIEAIVGEEGIACEFERLDGYLFVPPNDSQDVLEREVKAAHRAGLTDVEHVERAPIDGFDTGMCLRFPRQAQFHPMKYLAGLKRAIERNGGRIFTGTHAGKIEGGTNGRVETDSGFLVTADAIVIATNTPVNDIVTIHTKQSSYTTYVIGARIPRGSVARALYWDTEEPYHYVRVQSVSARDGDDYDLLIVGGEDHKSGQADDGDQRYANLEAWARERFPMIASTEMRWSGQVLEPVDGLAFIGRNPGDQQNVYIITGDSGMGMTHGTIGGILITELIVGRSCPWEPLYDPSRITLRASLQYARENINVAVEYFEGYLSGGDVDSPEDIAPGEGAIVRRGLSKVAVYRDEDGIVHERSAVCPHLGGIIGWNKSEKTWDCPCHGSRFDCYGRVITGPANSDLESVKED